One window of Paenibacillus albicereus genomic DNA carries:
- a CDS encoding copper amine oxidase N-terminal domain-containing protein, with amino-acid sequence MKKPTKTIPALLSVAALSLAVSSVLAANPAEAIVPISAPLPDSNVQNEQQQPAPAYMSVTGKVKEISDSKTTEGAKTVSLQDDKGEIIANVTVSGDTYVASPDKLQAGTNWTVYYDANKPMIMIYPPQYTADVLVPVEENTSWKVDRFKGEGDAGQLLSKDGQLVLNVSKETPIVLEDGTAFTGDLKGRALAVKYGVTTRSLPPQTSPEQIVVLSEQPETPEEPSAYTPDVSGFPIVVEGKKLAGPSPYTSKDGTVMVPLRAVVEALGQKLTWEASTKTSRIGLATTLQVGKDYYVYNKMAPIELGAAPTLVDGKTYVPLHFFRDVMMLNNAYVFEGQIDINNQEKME; translated from the coding sequence ATGAAAAAACCGACCAAGACGATTCCAGCCCTGCTGTCCGTCGCCGCCCTGTCCCTTGCCGTATCTTCCGTCCTAGCCGCGAACCCCGCGGAAGCGATCGTTCCGATCTCCGCCCCGCTGCCGGACTCGAACGTGCAGAACGAGCAGCAGCAGCCCGCGCCTGCCTATATGAGCGTCACCGGAAAGGTGAAGGAAATTTCCGACAGCAAGACGACGGAAGGCGCCAAGACCGTCTCCCTTCAGGATGACAAAGGCGAGATCATCGCCAACGTGACCGTCTCCGGCGACACCTACGTCGCGTCTCCGGACAAGCTGCAGGCCGGCACGAACTGGACCGTCTACTATGACGCCAACAAGCCGATGATTATGATCTACCCGCCTCAGTATACGGCCGACGTGCTCGTGCCGGTCGAAGAGAACACCTCCTGGAAGGTCGACCGGTTCAAAGGCGAGGGCGATGCCGGCCAGCTGCTCAGCAAGGACGGCCAGCTCGTGCTGAACGTTTCCAAGGAGACGCCGATCGTGCTCGAGGACGGCACCGCGTTCACCGGCGATCTGAAAGGCCGCGCGCTGGCGGTCAAGTACGGCGTGACGACGCGCAGCCTGCCGCCGCAGACGTCGCCGGAGCAGATCGTCGTGCTGTCCGAGCAGCCGGAAACGCCGGAAGAGCCGAGCGCCTACACGCCTGACGTATCGGGCTTCCCGATCGTCGTCGAGGGCAAGAAGCTGGCCGGCCCGTCGCCGTACACGAGCAAGGACGGTACGGTCATGGTGCCGCTGCGCGCGGTCGTCGAGGCGCTCGGCCAGAAGCTGACGTGGGAAGCGTCCACCAAGACGAGCCGCATCGGACTCGCGACGACGCTGCAGGTCGGCAAGGACTATTACGTTTACAACAAGATGGCTCCGATCGAGCTCGGCGCCGCTCCGACGCTCGTCGACGGCAAGACGTACGTGCCGCTGCATTTCTTCCGCGACGTCATGATGCTGAACAACGCCTACGTGTTCGAAGGCCAGATCGACATCAACAACCAGGAGAAGATGGAGTAG
- a CDS encoding GNAT family N-acetyltransferase, giving the protein MEVSNGKAEMIPAGWTTTRLVVRDVSPEEEPQARRLYLEAGPLPQWTGRAAEEGYVRRWLAGDPDVPPGGSPDRVRLQAAWLADVGGSERPAAILELFHGYPGPDDLYIGYFGVDAALRGTGIGRELVEGIAAQAQALGYRKARAAVDLKNWAGLRFWIAVGFVEAVKVGGDAVYGPDAFARIELARSL; this is encoded by the coding sequence ATGGAAGTGTCGAACGGGAAGGCGGAGATGATCCCGGCCGGTTGGACGACGACGCGCCTGGTCGTTCGCGATGTCTCGCCCGAAGAAGAGCCGCAGGCCAGGCGGCTGTACCTCGAGGCGGGCCCGCTCCCGCAGTGGACGGGACGGGCGGCGGAGGAGGGCTACGTCCGGCGGTGGCTGGCGGGCGATCCGGACGTTCCCCCGGGGGGCAGCCCGGACCGGGTCCGGCTGCAAGCGGCCTGGCTGGCGGACGTGGGAGGGAGCGAGCGGCCGGCAGCGATCCTGGAGCTTTTTCATGGCTATCCCGGGCCGGATGACCTCTATATCGGCTACTTCGGCGTCGACGCGGCGCTTCGCGGCACGGGCATCGGTCGCGAGCTCGTCGAAGGCATCGCTGCGCAAGCACAAGCGCTCGGGTATCGCAAGGCTAGGGCGGCGGTCGATCTGAAAAATTGGGCCGGCCTCCGATTCTGGATCGCGGTCGGCTTCGTCGAAGCGGTGAAGGTCGGAGGCGATGCCGTCTACGGACCGGACGCCTTCGCCAGAATCGAGCTGGCCAGATCGCTCTAG
- a CDS encoding LLM class flavin-dependent oxidoreductase, protein MASMEIGISTFLEAAPHPGTGQPKNHAERLREAVEEIVLADQAGLDVYGIGEHHRPDYAGSAPAVILAAAAAQTKHIRLTSAVTVLSSDDPVRVYQQFATLDGLSNGRAEIMAGRGSFIESFPLFGYSLDDYNELFDEKLELLLDIAKSEKVSWRGGLRPAIEDRGVYPRAVQDPLPVWIATGGNSQSSIRAGLLGLPVAYAIIGGMPESFAPLVDLYKRAAAQAGHDVSQLQIATHSHGFLADTKQAAADLLYEPYRAQMNKIGAERGWQASFDRRAFDAACDPRGALYVGDPEYVAEKILLLHKNLGVTRFFHHVDVSAVPHRDVLRSIELLGTKVAPIVRRELAKLG, encoded by the coding sequence ATGGCATCGATGGAAATCGGCATCAGCACGTTCCTGGAGGCCGCGCCGCATCCGGGCACGGGCCAGCCTAAAAATCACGCCGAGCGGCTGCGCGAGGCGGTCGAGGAGATCGTGCTCGCCGACCAGGCCGGGCTCGACGTCTACGGCATCGGCGAGCATCACCGGCCGGACTATGCCGGCTCCGCGCCGGCGGTCATCCTGGCTGCCGCAGCGGCCCAGACGAAGCACATCCGGCTGACGAGCGCCGTGACGGTGCTGTCATCGGACGATCCCGTGCGGGTCTACCAGCAGTTCGCGACGCTCGACGGCCTCTCGAACGGCCGCGCCGAAATCATGGCCGGACGGGGCTCGTTCATCGAATCGTTCCCTCTGTTCGGCTATAGCCTGGACGACTACAACGAGCTGTTCGACGAGAAGCTCGAGCTGCTGCTCGACATCGCCAAGTCGGAGAAGGTGAGCTGGCGCGGCGGCCTGCGGCCGGCGATCGAGGATCGCGGCGTCTACCCGCGCGCGGTGCAGGACCCGCTGCCGGTCTGGATCGCCACCGGCGGCAACTCGCAGTCGTCGATCCGTGCCGGCCTGCTCGGCCTGCCGGTCGCCTATGCGATCATCGGCGGCATGCCGGAGAGCTTCGCGCCGCTCGTCGACCTGTACAAGCGCGCCGCCGCCCAAGCCGGACACGACGTGTCCCAGCTGCAGATCGCGACGCACTCGCACGGCTTCCTCGCCGACACCAAGCAGGCCGCGGCCGACCTGCTGTACGAGCCGTACCGCGCGCAGATGAACAAGATCGGCGCCGAGCGCGGCTGGCAGGCGAGCTTCGACCGCCGGGCGTTCGACGCTGCCTGCGATCCGCGCGGCGCGCTGTATGTCGGCGATCCGGAGTACGTCGCGGAGAAGATCCTGCTGCTGCACAAGAACCTCGGCGTGACGCGCTTCTTCCATCATGTCGACGTGAGCGCCGTCCCTCATCGCGACGTGCTGCGCTCGATCGAGCTGCTCGGCACGAAGGTCGCGCCGATCGTACGCCGCGAGCTGGCCAAGCTCGGCTGA
- a CDS encoding aminoglycoside 6-adenylyltransferase, producing MRKTDVRPWTPQWRERAETEMAWLEALLGGELLELHHIGSTSVEAIGWAKPVVDLLAVVRRVQTLDGLDEAFAQLGYEAKGENGIAGRRFYVQGGDRRTVHLHAFEAGAPQIGAHLQFRDYLEAHPERARAYGEHKRELAVRFADDDTHLYQEAKQPFVQRLVQEAEAWSAEMEAGGGLASGIPGDRDHAVGQSQTSGTEDDSDRTARRAQASSTVDGPSPASEKAAARLSADGSFVRPPRRSEEEMMALILGTARADERVRAVCLNGSRVNPLAPMDKFQDYDVIYLVTELDSYLADDSWIDVFGERVILQMPERMGLIPPEGRGSFAYLMQLADGNRIDLRLIPLEQAEAYLAEDRLTRVLLDKDSALPELPEPSDADFHVQPPRGSEFADCANEFWWVSTYVAKGLWRSEPLYALDHLNGPVRAMLLQMLDWQAGARHGFAVSTGKSGKYLDRWLPAESWQALLATYPSADSESVWTALLRMAELFGSAARDVAARLDLAYDEEEERRVLRYLLEVKEDAGQR from the coding sequence ATGCGGAAGACCGATGTCAGGCCGTGGACGCCGCAGTGGCGGGAGCGGGCGGAGACGGAGATGGCCTGGCTGGAGGCGCTGCTCGGCGGCGAGCTGCTGGAGCTGCATCACATCGGCAGCACGTCGGTAGAGGCGATCGGCTGGGCCAAGCCGGTCGTCGACCTGCTCGCGGTCGTGCGCCGCGTACAGACGCTGGACGGGCTGGACGAGGCCTTTGCGCAGCTCGGGTACGAGGCGAAGGGAGAAAACGGAATTGCCGGACGTCGCTTTTATGTCCAGGGTGGCGACCGGCGAACCGTGCATCTGCATGCGTTCGAGGCGGGAGCCCCGCAGATCGGCGCTCACCTGCAGTTCCGCGACTATCTGGAGGCGCATCCGGAGCGCGCGCGAGCGTACGGCGAGCATAAGCGCGAGCTGGCGGTGCGGTTCGCGGACGACGATACGCATCTGTACCAGGAGGCCAAGCAGCCGTTCGTGCAGCGGCTGGTGCAAGAGGCGGAGGCGTGGTCAGCGGAAATGGAGGCTGGGGGAGGGCTTGCGTCCGGGATTCCGGGCGATCGGGACCATGCGGTCGGACAAAGCCAGACGTCCGGGACCGAGGACGACTCGGACCGCACCGCTAGACGAGCCCAGGCATCCAGTACCGTAGACGGACCAAGTCCCGCATCCGAAAAGGCCGCCGCTCGCCTCTCCGCTGACGGCTCCTTCGTCCGCCCGCCGCGCCGCTCCGAGGAGGAGATGATGGCGCTTATCCTCGGCACGGCCCGGGCGGACGAGCGCGTCCGCGCCGTCTGCCTGAACGGCTCGCGCGTCAACCCGCTTGCGCCTATGGACAAGTTCCAGGATTACGACGTCATCTATCTCGTGACGGAGCTGGACTCGTACCTGGCGGACGACAGCTGGATCGACGTCTTCGGCGAGCGCGTCATCCTCCAGATGCCGGAGCGCATGGGGCTGATCCCGCCCGAAGGTAGAGGGAGCTTCGCCTATCTGATGCAGCTGGCGGACGGCAACCGGATCGACCTGCGGCTCATCCCGCTGGAGCAGGCGGAGGCGTACTTGGCCGAGGACCGGCTGACCCGCGTCCTGCTCGACAAGGACAGCGCGCTGCCGGAGCTGCCGGAGCCGAGCGACGCCGACTTCCATGTCCAGCCGCCGCGCGGAAGCGAGTTCGCGGACTGCGCGAACGAGTTCTGGTGGGTATCCACGTACGTGGCCAAAGGCTTGTGGCGCAGCGAGCCGCTCTACGCGCTCGATCATCTGAACGGCCCGGTGCGGGCGATGCTGCTGCAGATGCTGGACTGGCAGGCAGGAGCGCGCCACGGCTTCGCCGTCAGCACAGGCAAGAGCGGCAAGTACCTCGACCGCTGGCTGCCGGCGGAATCATGGCAGGCGCTGCTCGCGACCTATCCGTCCGCGGACAGCGAGTCGGTATGGACCGCGCTGCTGCGCATGGCCGAGCTGTTCGGCTCCGCTGCCCGCGATGTCGCTGCGCGGCTCGACTTGGCGTACGACGAGGAGGAGGAGCGGCGCGTGCTCCGCTATCTGCTTGAGGTGAAGGAGGATGCGGGACAGCGCTAG
- a CDS encoding DUF4362 domain-containing protein, whose translation MKRRRKPRALALLLLAVLLAGGCSSGSALSSGSGAPTPSVSEAPASSGDPAAAEPQWEALALPEQGRAAFVSRSLRFGGVNPAPLALFEEGGQVRAFEEAIRSSERIEGILDVAEPDFDLVLQSEGGARKAYHLWLPLGGAKTEGMKGMAMEAANTHTGYTISATAAKQLAELVLSQGYTSEQAARNGDVVFGPGRQFNEDVWQAFVEKVGRGEQASVQVTSFTIEGDPIFENLSHVEGTIRYQKDTRFDGFGSREHPRVDFCKRLEEGEAGEDKVYSLAECGEEVSPFLLRLAGAGGGN comes from the coding sequence ATGAAACGAAGGCGAAAACCGAGGGCGCTGGCGCTGCTGCTGCTCGCGGTCCTGCTGGCAGGCGGCTGCTCGTCCGGGTCGGCCCTGTCGTCCGGCAGCGGAGCTCCGACCCCGTCCGTGAGCGAAGCTCCGGCTTCATCCGGAGATCCGGCAGCGGCGGAACCTCAGTGGGAAGCCCTTGCGCTGCCGGAGCAAGGACGGGCGGCCTTCGTCAGCCGCTCGCTCCGCTTCGGCGGCGTCAATCCGGCTCCGCTGGCGCTGTTCGAGGAGGGCGGACAGGTCCGCGCATTCGAGGAGGCGATCCGCTCCAGCGAGCGGATCGAGGGCATTCTGGACGTGGCGGAGCCCGATTTCGATCTCGTGCTGCAGAGCGAAGGCGGCGCGAGGAAGGCGTATCATCTGTGGCTTCCGCTCGGCGGCGCCAAGACGGAGGGCATGAAGGGCATGGCGATGGAGGCGGCGAATACCCATACCGGGTACACGATCTCCGCCACGGCAGCGAAGCAGCTGGCCGAGCTCGTCTTGAGCCAGGGCTACACGTCCGAGCAGGCGGCTCGGAACGGCGACGTCGTCTTCGGGCCCGGAAGGCAGTTCAACGAGGACGTCTGGCAAGCGTTCGTCGAGAAGGTCGGACGGGGCGAGCAGGCGTCCGTCCAGGTCACGTCGTTTACGATCGAAGGCGATCCGATCTTCGAGAACCTGTCGCATGTCGAAGGCACGATCCGCTACCAGAAGGATACTCGTTTCGACGGCTTCGGCAGCAGGGAGCATCCGCGGGTCGACTTCTGCAAGCGGCTGGAAGAAGGAGAGGCCGGCGAGGACAAGGTGTACTCGCTTGCGGAATGCGGCGAGGAGGTATCGCCGTTCCTGCTGCGGCTGGCCGGCGCGGGCGGAGGCAATTAA
- a CDS encoding Dabb family protein has translation MMEHLVSFRFNRPLQAAEQEELLSLLRGLRGQVPGIIELTCGINETEETDNIHGFTLGLRVTFTDREALRDYGPHPAHQAFVARLDGLVEQVVVVDYPIG, from the coding sequence ATGATGGAGCATCTCGTATCGTTCCGATTCAACCGGCCGCTGCAGGCGGCCGAGCAGGAGGAGCTGCTCTCGCTGCTGCGCGGGCTGCGGGGGCAGGTGCCGGGCATCATCGAGCTGACCTGCGGCATCAACGAGACGGAGGAGACGGACAACATCCACGGCTTCACGCTCGGCCTGCGCGTCACGTTCACGGATCGGGAGGCGCTGCGCGACTACGGTCCGCATCCGGCGCATCAGGCGTTCGTCGCGCGGCTGGACGGCCTCGTGGAGCAGGTCGTCGTCGTCGACTACCCGATCGGATGA
- a CDS encoding histidine phosphatase family protein, whose translation MDKTIYLIRHARASGQEPQAELTAEGREQAERLAAFLAGFGIERVISSPYVRALETIAPFAAAAGLSVEADARLAERVLSAAPLPDWEERLRDSFLDPELRLEGGESGSEALERGRAAIAELERSVHKAGAAVSHGNLLALLVGAFDPSFGFDGWRAMRNPDVFELAIGKGGAWIRPIWDGK comes from the coding sequence ATGGACAAGACGATCTATCTGATCCGCCACGCCCGCGCGTCCGGCCAGGAGCCGCAGGCCGAGCTCACGGCGGAGGGGAGGGAGCAGGCGGAGCGCCTGGCGGCTTTCCTCGCCGGCTTCGGCATCGAGCGCGTCATCTCCAGCCCGTACGTGCGGGCGCTGGAGACGATCGCGCCGTTCGCGGCAGCGGCCGGGCTGTCGGTCGAGGCGGACGCCCGGCTGGCCGAGCGCGTGCTGTCCGCCGCGCCGCTGCCGGACTGGGAGGAGCGGCTGCGCGACTCCTTCCTCGATCCGGAGCTGAGGCTGGAGGGCGGCGAGAGCGGGAGTGAAGCGCTGGAGCGGGGACGGGCCGCGATCGCGGAACTGGAGCGGAGTGTGCACAAGGCCGGGGCGGCCGTGTCGCACGGCAACCTGCTGGCGCTGCTCGTCGGGGCGTTCGACCCGTCGTTCGGCTTCGACGGGTGGCGCGCGATGCGCAATCCCGACGTGTTCGAGCTGGCGATCGGCAAGGGCGGAGCCTGGATCAGGCCGATCTGGGACGGCAAGTGA
- a CDS encoding glycoside hydrolase family 13 protein, with amino-acid sequence MSTSKAWWKESVVYQIYPRSFQDSDGDGIGDIPGILSRLDYLEELGVDVVWLCPVYESPNDDNGYDISHYRRIMKEFGTMRDWEKLLEGLHARGMKLIMDLVVNHTSDEHAWFAEARLSKDSPYRDYYIWRDGRDGREPNDWSSFFSGSAWKYDEAAGQYYLHLFSQRQPDLNWDNPKVRREVYDMMTWWLDKGIDGFRMDVINLISKAPGLPDAGGDGRYSFGGEHFMNGPRVHEHLQEMNREVLSRYDVMTVGETPGVTPEEAANYVGEERGELNMVFQFEHMDLDSGHDKWDVRPWKLRDFKAVMGKWQRGLAGKGWNSLYLNNHDQPRMVSRFGDDGRYRKESAKLLGTLLHTLQGTPYIYQGEELGMTNVRFGGIEHYRDIETLNMHREHLEGGRDERDILQGIYAKGRDNARTPMQWDASAQAGFTSGEPWIAVNPNYTDINAEESRRDPDSIFHYYRRLIELRRAHVDAIVYGRFEELLEEHEAAYVYTRTAEAGGAGAAGAEHAGEAAAAGAPGAEHADEDETAARGRGPESASGNAAADAAGDAGAAGEKLLVALNFSAEPAEVELPENAAETFGGGELLLGNLAPEAGRDWRRFTLRPYEAVVVKA; translated from the coding sequence ATGAGCACGAGCAAGGCATGGTGGAAGGAAAGCGTCGTCTATCAGATCTATCCGAGGAGCTTCCAGGACAGCGACGGGGACGGCATCGGCGACATCCCGGGCATCCTGTCGCGCCTCGACTACTTGGAGGAGCTCGGCGTGGACGTCGTCTGGCTCTGCCCCGTGTACGAGTCTCCGAACGACGACAACGGCTACGACATCAGCCATTACCGGCGGATCATGAAGGAATTCGGCACGATGCGCGATTGGGAAAAGCTGCTCGAAGGGCTGCACGCCCGCGGCATGAAGCTCATCATGGACCTCGTCGTCAACCATACGTCGGACGAGCATGCCTGGTTCGCGGAAGCGCGGCTGTCCAAGGACAGCCCGTACCGCGACTACTACATCTGGCGCGACGGCCGGGACGGCCGCGAGCCGAACGATTGGTCGAGCTTCTTCAGCGGCTCGGCATGGAAGTACGACGAGGCCGCGGGGCAGTATTACCTGCACCTGTTCTCCCAGCGGCAGCCGGATCTCAACTGGGACAATCCCAAGGTGCGCCGCGAGGTGTACGACATGATGACGTGGTGGCTCGACAAGGGCATCGACGGCTTCCGCATGGACGTCATCAACCTCATCTCCAAGGCGCCCGGCCTCCCCGACGCGGGCGGGGACGGACGCTACAGCTTCGGCGGCGAGCACTTCATGAACGGTCCGCGCGTGCACGAGCATCTGCAGGAGATGAACCGCGAGGTGCTCTCGCGCTACGACGTCATGACCGTCGGGGAGACGCCCGGCGTCACGCCCGAGGAGGCGGCGAATTACGTCGGGGAGGAGCGCGGCGAGCTGAACATGGTGTTCCAGTTCGAGCATATGGACCTCGACTCCGGCCACGACAAGTGGGACGTCCGTCCCTGGAAGCTGCGCGACTTCAAGGCCGTCATGGGCAAGTGGCAGCGGGGGCTGGCGGGCAAGGGCTGGAACAGCCTCTACCTGAACAACCACGACCAGCCGCGCATGGTGTCGCGCTTCGGCGACGACGGACGATACCGCAAGGAATCGGCCAAGCTGCTCGGGACGCTGCTCCATACGCTCCAAGGCACGCCGTACATCTACCAGGGCGAAGAGCTCGGCATGACCAACGTGCGCTTCGGCGGCATCGAGCACTACCGGGACATCGAGACGCTGAACATGCACCGCGAGCATCTCGAGGGCGGGCGCGACGAGCGGGACATCCTCCAGGGCATCTACGCCAAAGGGCGCGACAACGCGCGGACGCCGATGCAGTGGGACGCCTCGGCGCAGGCGGGCTTCACGTCCGGCGAGCCGTGGATCGCGGTCAATCCGAATTACACGGACATCAACGCCGAGGAGTCGCGCCGCGACCCGGACTCGATCTTCCATTACTACCGGCGCCTGATCGAGCTGCGCCGCGCGCATGTCGACGCGATCGTCTACGGCCGGTTCGAGGAGCTGCTGGAGGAGCACGAGGCGGCATATGTGTACACGCGGACGGCGGAGGCGGGCGGAGCGGGTGCGGCAGGTGCAGAACATGCGGGCGAAGCAGCAGCGGCGGGCGCGCCAGGTGCAGAACATGCGGACGAGGACGAGACGGCGGCGAGGGGCAGAGGACCCGAGTCCGCGAGCGGAAACGCAGCGGCCGATGCAGCCGGCGATGCCGGCGCGGCAGGGGAAAAGCTGCTCGTCGCGCTGAACTTCAGCGCCGAGCCGGCCGAGGTGGAGCTGCCGGAGAATGCGGCCGAGACGTTCGGCGGCGGCGAGCTGCTGCTCGGCAACCTCGCTCCCGAGGCGGGCCGCGACTGGCGCAGGTTCACGCTGCGGCCGTACGAGGCCGTCGTCGTGAAGGCATGA
- a CDS encoding ABC transporter substrate-binding protein codes for MTAARNASSVQPSGSRPFRSSRPVRLASTGALAALMLLASACGNGGSNDPGSAPTVSPGASPGASPAPSVQEAKLEFWTISLQPTFNDYINGLIDEYQKAHPGVTVDWKDYPYDAITTKLLATAGGKNAPDVVNLNTEFASQLATKGALADLGPLLSDEAKGSFFPGIFDSTVFDGKPYALPWYTGTQVLYMNKELVEKAGLDPANPPKTKEELYEWSRQVKEKTGAAGYATQFGANLLPSEGVPILDDSRTSAAFNTDAGIAVVEQLKKLVEEGVIVKDDAKFDKQVEYYASEQVAFELSGPTFINKLKTAAPDIYAKTVAVPLPTGKADLRYSNSMNLVVPKNSDNPQAAADFAVFVTNAANQTAFAKIANTLPSTKASIEDPFFTESDDTLESQAKIASAQSLDKAQEYYLGIPAAGDINTAIARQLQEIILNGADVKKGVADAAAKVNEAIAPK; via the coding sequence ATGACAGCAGCCCGCAACGCTTCATCCGTACAGCCGTCTGGCTCCCGACCCTTCCGCAGCAGCCGTCCCGTCCGTCTCGCCTCAACCGGCGCGCTCGCCGCGCTGATGCTGCTGGCCTCCGCCTGCGGCAACGGCGGCTCGAACGATCCCGGCAGCGCGCCGACGGTCAGCCCGGGCGCCAGTCCCGGCGCCAGTCCGGCTCCTTCCGTACAGGAAGCGAAGCTGGAGTTCTGGACGATCTCGCTGCAGCCGACGTTCAACGACTACATCAACGGACTCATCGACGAGTATCAGAAAGCCCATCCCGGCGTGACGGTCGATTGGAAGGACTATCCATACGACGCGATCACGACCAAGCTGCTCGCCACGGCCGGCGGCAAGAACGCGCCGGATGTCGTCAACCTCAACACCGAGTTCGCGAGCCAGCTCGCGACCAAGGGCGCTCTGGCCGACCTCGGCCCCCTCCTCTCGGACGAGGCCAAGGGCAGCTTCTTCCCCGGCATCTTCGATTCCACCGTGTTCGACGGCAAGCCGTACGCGCTGCCCTGGTACACCGGCACCCAGGTGCTCTACATGAACAAGGAGCTCGTCGAGAAGGCCGGGCTCGATCCGGCGAACCCTCCGAAGACGAAGGAGGAGCTGTACGAGTGGTCGCGCCAGGTGAAGGAAAAGACCGGCGCCGCCGGCTACGCGACGCAGTTCGGCGCGAACCTGCTGCCGAGCGAGGGCGTGCCGATCCTCGATGACTCGCGCACGAGCGCGGCGTTCAACACCGACGCCGGCATCGCCGTCGTCGAGCAGCTCAAGAAGCTCGTCGAGGAAGGCGTCATCGTCAAGGACGACGCCAAGTTCGACAAGCAGGTCGAATACTACGCGAGCGAGCAGGTCGCCTTCGAGCTGTCGGGACCGACGTTCATCAACAAGCTCAAGACCGCCGCTCCCGACATCTACGCCAAGACGGTCGCCGTGCCGCTGCCGACAGGCAAGGCTGACCTCCGTTATTCCAACTCGATGAACCTCGTCGTGCCCAAAAACTCCGACAATCCGCAAGCCGCCGCCGACTTCGCCGTCTTCGTCACCAACGCGGCCAACCAGACGGCGTTCGCCAAGATCGCCAACACGCTGCCGTCCACCAAGGCGTCGATCGAGGATCCGTTCTTCACGGAGTCCGACGACACGCTGGAGTCGCAGGCGAAGATCGCTTCGGCGCAGAGCCTCGACAAGGCGCAGGAATACTACCTCGGCATCCCGGCCGCCGGCGACATCAACACGGCGATCGCCCGCCAGCTGCAGGAGATCATCCTGAACGGCGCCGACGTCAAGAAGGGCGTCGCGGACGCGGCGGCCAAGGTCAACGAGGCGATCGCTCCGAAATAA
- a CDS encoding carbohydrate ABC transporter permease, which yields MRRRTLASDALPAWSFMAPGLLVIGVFVLFPIVYSIPLALTDYSVLGETKFVGLDNFRRAFADESFLVSLWNSMLYILVVPALQILSILMAILVNSRIPGIQAFRAAYYIPVVTSMVAVALMWNWLLSQNGLVNYFLISLGILDQKIGWLSTSSTALYVLMFITLWKGLGYYMMLYLAGLQSIPADLYEAAIVDGASRAQRIRLITIPLLRPYIFFCSLISLMGAIRVFDEMFVLTQGGPGTSTLTSSLYIYEQGIKELNYGYASALGLIVSVIVGVLSVLVFRFNRQGGVNPYG from the coding sequence ATGCGCAGAAGAACGCTTGCTTCCGACGCGCTGCCGGCCTGGAGCTTCATGGCTCCGGGCCTTCTCGTCATCGGCGTGTTCGTGCTTTTCCCGATCGTGTACAGCATCCCGCTCGCCCTGACCGACTACTCGGTGCTGGGGGAGACGAAGTTTGTCGGGCTGGACAACTTCCGCCGGGCGTTCGCGGACGAGAGCTTCCTCGTCTCGCTCTGGAACTCCATGCTCTACATCCTCGTCGTGCCGGCGCTGCAGATCCTGTCCATCCTGATGGCGATCCTCGTCAACAGCCGCATCCCGGGCATCCAGGCGTTCCGGGCGGCCTACTACATCCCGGTCGTGACGTCGATGGTCGCCGTCGCGCTCATGTGGAACTGGCTGCTCAGCCAGAACGGCCTCGTCAATTACTTTCTCATCAGCCTCGGCATCCTGGACCAGAAGATCGGCTGGCTGTCGACCAGCTCGACGGCGCTGTACGTGCTCATGTTCATCACCCTGTGGAAAGGGCTCGGCTACTACATGATGCTGTATCTCGCCGGCCTGCAGTCGATCCCGGCCGACCTCTACGAGGCGGCGATCGTCGACGGGGCTTCGCGCGCGCAGCGCATCCGCCTCATCACGATTCCGCTGCTGCGGCCGTACATCTTCTTCTGCAGCCTCATCTCGCTCATGGGCGCGATCCGGGTGTTCGACGAGATGTTCGTGCTGACGCAGGGCGGTCCGGGCACGTCGACGCTGACGAGCAGCCTGTACATCTACGAGCAGGGCATCAAGGAGCTGAACTACGGCTATGCCTCCGCCCTCGGCCTCATCGTCAGCGTCATCGTCGGCGTCCTGAGCGTGCTTGTGTTTCGGTTCAACCGGCAGGGAGGGGTGAATCCGTACGGATGA